In the genome of Euleptes europaea isolate rEulEur1 chromosome 7, rEulEur1.hap1, whole genome shotgun sequence, one region contains:
- the TMEM79 gene encoding transmembrane protein 79 → MAAATSVTSSEEVALVVLGNDLPRDKVNQSYPQEQSSGDPEATLRWSDACRSSACETAVLVPKSDMRPSPEGSREDAKEGPVVGEEAFSKSPTTREEDGESNGMPEAAAHVFVPIDPCCIQRTPTGDEKRRKQEYEEEIVRCEKEKGDSEKQNFIARGYSAHLDDLPSCEGERANTCSERLRCLQCRNCSPINLKAVASMVGATIIFPCLIYGAYVFLPFDAPLMPTMSARLVYTLRCGVFATFPIIIGMVVYGVSRLCFSSLQPFGELRREVEIHRHYVSQSVNLFILYFFNIAVLSTYLPQEGLKLIPLLTALFAISRLLYWLAYAMGRSFRGFGFGLTFLPLVAMLLFNLYSMFLLDPENMFAIGDNSAETSLEKETRLAGSKPRYWG, encoded by the exons ATGGCAGCTGCCACCTCTGTTACCTCTTCTGAGGAGGTGGCATTGGTGGTTTTGGGGAATGACTTGCCAAGAGACAAGGTGAACCAAAGCTACCCTCAAGAGCAGAGTTCTGGGGATCCTGAGGCTACCCTACGATGGAGTGATGCCTGTCGCAGCTCCGCTTGTGAGACTGCAGTGCTTGTACCCAAGAGTGACATGAGGCCCAGTCCTGAGGGGAGCAGAGAAGATGCCAAAGAAGGGCCTGTTGTGGGTGAAGAAGCCTTCTCCAAATCTCCCACCACCAGGGAGGAGGACGGGGAAAGCAATGGGATGCCTGAGGCGGCCGCTCATGTCTTTGTCCCCATCGATCCCTGTTGCATCCAACGCACCCCAACGGGGGATGAAAAGAGGAGGAAACAGGAATACGAAGAGGAAATTGTGCGCTGCGAAAAGGAGAAAGGGGACTCCGAGAAGCAGAATTTCATCGCTCGTGGGTATTCTGCACACCTCGATGACTTGCCCAGCTGTGAGGGAGAGCGAGCCAACACGTGTTCTGAGAGACTGCGGTGCCTGCAGTGCCGCAACTGTAGCCCTATCAACCTTAAGGCTGTGGCCTCCATGGTTGGAGCCACAATCATTTTCCCTTGCCTGATTTATGGCGCATATGTCTTCCTGCCCTTTGACGCACCTCTGATGCCTACCATGAGTGCCCGTTTGGTTTACACACTTCGCTGTGGGGTGTTTGCCACTTTCCCAATCATTATAG GCATGGTTGTGTATGGGGTGTCCCGCCTCTGCTTCTCCTCCCTACAGCCCTTTGGGGAGCTGCGGCGGGAAGTGGAGATCCACCGGCACTACGTGTCCCAATCGGTCAACCTCTTCATCCTGTATTTCTTCAACATCGCCGTTCTCTCCACTTACCTGCCTCAGGAAGGCCTCAAGCTTATTCCTCTCCTGACGGCCCTCTTTGCCATTTCACG gctTCTCTACTGGCTAGCTTACGCCATGGGCCGCTCTTTCCGGGGCTTCGGCTTTGGCTTGACGTTCCTGCCCCTTGTCGCCATGCTGCTGTTCAACCTCTACAGCATGTTTCTCTTGGATCCAGAGAATATGTTCGCCATAGGAGACAACAGCGCAGAGACGTCATTGGAGAAGGAGACGCGGCTGGCAGGCTCCAAGCCTAGATACTGGGGGTGA